In Anoplopoma fimbria isolate UVic2021 breed Golden Eagle Sablefish chromosome 12, Afim_UVic_2022, whole genome shotgun sequence, one DNA window encodes the following:
- the ajap1 gene encoding adherens junction-associated protein 1, with translation MCTQWQGYRDNADKTSIDGSVGRQGEGFEEGMPFFTSLSPSALRPVSCVGHRVWILLAMTHLTLDFSVCSPLSQGMGVKLTPKSVPRSRPRWQPLWDAPNKLHWRTVSPLARRLLNPIPPPQDNRAGIGPKVKSQKHRKPAHKGQAACKECLLRYSQMEKSDPLAVIAGAPAALSSESRGDAVRLLLRARRQLKWDSYDKSQEGRTTTVAGFIDWGPTGTDSIDDNAKQEPNATLTTKVSSTTVAATPITTTRLHQRTLTVGTTPEPKRLSTTKATVSVGETVKPPKPYGDTPGLAVHQIITITVSLIMVIAALITTLVLKNCCAQSGNGRHNSHQRKIHQQEESCQNLTDFTPARVPSKVDIFTAYNDSLQCSHECVRTAVPIYTDEMIQQTPVYKTAYNGNRPSPTERQLIPVAFVSEKWFEISC, from the exons TCCGTCTGCTTTGAGGCCAGTCAGCTGTGTGGGGCACCGGGTGTGGATCCTGCTGGCCATGACCCACCTCACCCTGGACTTCTCTGTGTGCAGCCCCCTCAGTCAGGGCATGGGGGTCAAACTCACGCCTAAGTCGGTGCCTCGTTCCCGACCTCGCTGGCAGCCGCTATGGGACGCTCCCAACAAGCTTCACTGGAGAACAGTGAGCCCGTTGGCCCGCCGGCTCCTCAACCCTATCCCTCCACCCCAAGACAACAGGGCGGGCATAGGGCCAAAGGTCAAGAGTCAAAAGCATCGGAAGCCAGCACATAAAGGACAGGCGGCGTGTAAAGAGTGCCTGTTGAGATACTCTCAAATGGAGAAAAGTGATCCTTTGGCTGTAATAGCGGGAGCTCCAGCAGCTTTATCCAGCGAGAGCAGAGGAGACGCAGTCAGGTTGTTACTTAGAGCCAGGAGGCAGCTCAAATGGGACAGCTACGACAAGTCTCAGGAGGGCCGGACTACCACAGTGGCCGGATTTATCGACTGGGGACCCACAGGGACAGATAGCATAGACGACAACGCCAAACAGGAGCCCAACGCAACGCTGACCACCAAGGTCTCATCTACCACAGTGGCCGCAACCCCTATCACTACAACCAGGCTCCACCAAAGGACGTTGACTGTGGGGACCACACCAGAGCCCAAGAGGCTAAGCACCACCAAGGCCACTGTCAGTGTCGGGGAGACTGTCAAACCACCAAAGCCATATGGGGACACACCAG GTTTGGCAGTTCACCAGATAATCACAATCACTGTGTCTCTCATTATGGTTATCGCAGCCTTGATCACAACACTCGTCCTTAAAAACTG CTGTGCGCAGTCGGGAAATGGCCGCCACAATAGCCATCAGCGCAAGATCCACCAGCAGGAAGAAAGCTGCCAAAACCTGACAGACTTCACCCCAGCCAGGGTGCCCAGCAAGGTGGACATATTCACTGCCTACAATGACAGCCTGCAGTGCTCACACGAGTGCGTCCGGACAGCCGTGCCCATCTACACTGATGAGATGATCCAGCAGACGCCTGTCTACAAGACTGCTTACAACGGGAACAG GCCCTCCCCCACCGAAAGACAACTGATTCCTGTGGCCTTCGTGTCAGAGAAATGGTTCGAGATCTCTTGTTGA